In Hevea brasiliensis isolate MT/VB/25A 57/8 chromosome 13, ASM3005281v1, whole genome shotgun sequence, a single genomic region encodes these proteins:
- the LOC110662203 gene encoding uncharacterized protein LOC110662203 isoform X1: MASMAYACSPTSLQLRLAMKSRNCKESPAVLIRTRLRKLDSHVRVLCAAQNGNGVERRPETCPWIASSAAADNFSGWFDSDDGDQSLESKSQRKNWLQGIVGAGVAGVILVAGLTFAALSLSKRSTSRPKQQMEPLTTQQEVSLFSNLEDDKLETNKSEESSVKQDDSSLEHKTGIDMVLSSSPELLEAPIENKLCDSSPTSLVDDDNHIISSHDTIDKASIQDDVQYGSFSDDKSDASEMISNSLNLPDSEIADNSVAASIPKSISGIEQNLVNGETADLLNTTNPFTDHKGGLPSSELKENSDSSCDSSSFPVHESSESVDVSISVNATMDAVIEPGIVYKDDNEIVTSLPTEESLDTSKTIQASTGRNSSSLEVKYLNESESSGTTSVFPSAYPFEREWEMVSSGKTIGSRTSFVPPPFSSSFSSAGIPAPSVVSEALQVSPGRVLVPAIVDQAQGQALAALQVLKVIEADVLPSDLCTRREYARWLVAASSALSRNTLSKVYPAMYIENATELAFDDITADDPDFSSIQGLAEAGLISSRLSSGDLFSSSNEDQGPYYFSPESPLSRQDLVSWKMALEKRQLPEADGKILYQLSGFRDIDKINPDAWPALIADLSTGDQGIISLAFGCTRLFQPDKPVTKAQAAVALATGEASDIVNEELARIEAESMAENAVSAHNALVAQVEQDINASFEKELSVEREKINAVEKMAEEARLELEKLRAERDADNITLMRERAAIEAEMEVLSRLRSEVEEQLQSLLSSKAEISYERERISKLQKEAESEKQEISRLQYELEVERKALSMARAWAEDEAKRAREHARAIEEARDRWERHGIKVVVDSDLRKESSADVTWLAAAKQFSVEGTVSRAEKLAGELKLMAGNVNEKSKEVIHKIIQKILILISLLKEWALKASAQAKELKDATISKAKGSIEELQKNTSEFSLAIKERATGSIQGLQQSTAEFSVAMKEGAKRVAEDCRESVEKLTHKFKS; the protein is encoded by the exons ATGGCATCCATGGCTTACGCCTGCTCTCCGACCTCTCTCCAGCTTCGCTTGGCCATGAAAAGCAGGAACTGTAAGGAATCGCCTGCAGTTCTAATACGGACTCGGTTGAGGAAGCTGGATTCTCACGTTCGTGTGCTATGTGCGGCTCAAAATGGGAATGGAGTGGAACGGCGTCCTGAAACGTGTCCCTGGATTGCTTCAAGCGCTGCGGCGGATAATTTTTCAGGGTGGTTTGATTCGGATGATGGTGATCAGTCTCTTGAGTCCAAGTCGCAGAGGAAGAACTGGCTTCAAG GGATTGTGGGAGCTGGAGTAGCTGGTGTCATCCTAGTTGCAGGACTTACCTTTGCGGCATTGTCTCTTAGTAAGCGGAGCACTTCAA GACCAAAACAACAGATGGAACCATTGACTACTCAGCAGGAAGTTTCACTTTTCTCTAATTTGGAGGATGATAAACTTGAGACAAATAAAAGTGAGGAAAGCAGTGTGAAGCAAGATGATAGTAGTCTGGAACACAAGACAGGTATAGATATGGTTCTTTCTTCCTCTCCAGAACTTCTTGAAGCTCCCATTGAAAATAAACTCTGTGATAGCAGTCCAACCTCATTGGTAGACGATGATAATCACATAATTAGTTCCCATGATACCATTGATAAGGCTTCTATTCAAGATGATGTGCAATATGGATCATTTTCTGATGACAAGTCGGATGCTTCTGAAATGATTTCCAACTCACTGAATTTGCCTGATTCTGAAATTGCTGATAATAGCGTAGCTGCAAGTATACCTAAATCAATTTCAGGAAttgagcaaaatttggtcaatggtGAAACTGCAGATTTGTTGAATACAACAAATCCTTTCACTGACCACAAAGGGGGACTGCCTAGCTCAGAGTTAAAAGAGAATTCCGATTCTTCATGTGATTCTTCTAGTTTCCCTGTTCATGAATCCAGTGAGTCTGTAGATGTGAGCATTTCAGTCAATGCAACAATGGATGCAGTTATAGAACCTGGGATTGTTTACAAAGATGACAACGAGATTGTAACCTCACTTCCAACAGAAGAAAGTCTTGACACGAGCAAAACAATTCAGGCCTCAACTGGGAGAAATAGTTCATCCCTGGAAGTGAAATACTTAAATGAGAGTGAATCTTCTGGAACAACTTCTGTTTTTCCATCAGCCTATCCATTTGAAAGAGAGTGGGAAATGGTTTCTAGTGGTAAGACAATTGGAAGCAGAACGTCTTTTGTTCCACCACCATTCAGCAGTTCCTTCTCCTCCGCTGGTATACCTGCTCCATCTGTAGTTTCGGAAGCTCTGCAGGTTTCTCCTGGAAGGGTTCTGGTTCCTGCAATTGTTGATCAGGCTCAGGGACAAGCACTAGCTGCGCTGCAAGTTTTGAAG GTTATTGAGGCTGATGTTCTACCTAGTGATCTGTGTACACGTCGTGAGTATGCCCGTTGGTTGGTGGCTGCAAGCAGTGCTCTTTCAAG GAACACACTTTCAAAAGTTTATCCTGCAATGTATATAGAGAATGCTACTGAACTAGCATTTGATGATATCACAGCAGATGACCCTGATTTTTCATCAATTCAAG GTTTGGCTGAAGCAGGACTTATCTCAAGCAGGCTTTCAAGCGGTGATTTGTTTTCGTCTTCAAATGAAGACCAAGGTCCATATTACTTCTCTCCTGAAAG CCCTTTATCAAGGCAGGATCTTGTGAGCTGGAAGATGGCCCTGGAGAAAAGACAACTTCCAGAAGCTGATGGAAAG ATTTTGTACCAACTTTCTGGTTTTAGAGATATTGATAAAATAAACCCAGATGCATGGCCTGCACTGATAGCTGATTTGTCTACAGGAGATCAAGGAATAATATCACTTGCATTTG GTTGTACAAGATTATTCCAGCCAGATAAACCTGTTACAAAGGCCCAAGCTGCTGTAGCTCTTGCAACTGGTGAGGCTTCTGACATAGTTAATGAGGAGCTTGCACGTATTGAAGCAGAATCCATGGCAGAAAATGCTGTGTCTGCACATAATGCTTTAGTAGCCCAAGTTGAGCAGGATATCAATGCAAGTTTTGAGAAGGAGCTTTCTGTGGAGAGGGAAAAAATTAATGCTGTGGAGAAAATGGCTGAAGAGGCAAGGCTTGAATTAGAAAAGTTAAGAGCTGAAAGGGATGCAGATAATATTACCCTGATGAGGGAGCGAGCTGCTATTGAAGCAGAAATGGAAGTTCTTTCAAGGTTAAGAAGTGAAGTGGAGGAACAGTTGCAAAGCCTTCTGAGTAGCAAGGCGGAGATATCATATGAAAGGGAAAGGATTAGCAAACTTCAAAAAGAAGCAGAAAGCGAAAAGCAGGAGATTTCCCGGTTACAGTATGAGCTGGAGGTTGAGCGAAAAGCCTTGTCCATGGCCag GGCTTGGGCAGAGGACGAAGCAAAAAGAGCAAGAGAACATGCAAGAGCCATTGAAGAAGCTAGAGATCGTTGGGAGAGGCATGGCATCAAAGTAGTAGTGGACAGTGATCTTCGCAAAGAGAGTTCTGCTGATGTTACATGGCTTGCTGCAGCAAAGCAGTTCTCTGTTGAAGGAACTGTAAGCAGGGCTGAAAAATTGGCGGGCGAGCTCAAGCTAATGGCAGGCAATGTAAATGAGAAATCTAAGGAGGTGATTCATAAGATTATACAGAAAATACTCATCTTAATTTCACTTTTGAAGGAGTGGGCTTTGAAGGCAAGTGCACAAGCGAAGGAACTTAAAGATGCCACTATCTCGAAGGCAAAGGGATCAATAGAAGAGTTGCAGAAAAACACATCGGAATTTAGTTTAGCCATCAAAGAAAGGGCAACAGGGTCAATACAAGGGTTGCAGCAAAGCACTGCAGAGTTTAGTGTGGCTATGAAGGAAGGTGCAAAGCGGGTTGCAGAAGATTGCAGGGAAAGCGTAGAGAAACTCACTCATAAGTTCAAATCATGA
- the LOC110662203 gene encoding uncharacterized protein LOC110662203 isoform X2 codes for MGMEWNGVLKRVPGLLQALRRIIFQGGLIRMMVISLLSPSRRGRTGFKSSLLSGIVGAGVAGVILVAGLTFAALSLSKRSTSRPKQQMEPLTTQQEVSLFSNLEDDKLETNKSEESSVKQDDSSLEHKTGIDMVLSSSPELLEAPIENKLCDSSPTSLVDDDNHIISSHDTIDKASIQDDVQYGSFSDDKSDASEMISNSLNLPDSEIADNSVAASIPKSISGIEQNLVNGETADLLNTTNPFTDHKGGLPSSELKENSDSSCDSSSFPVHESSESVDVSISVNATMDAVIEPGIVYKDDNEIVTSLPTEESLDTSKTIQASTGRNSSSLEVKYLNESESSGTTSVFPSAYPFEREWEMVSSGKTIGSRTSFVPPPFSSSFSSAGIPAPSVVSEALQVSPGRVLVPAIVDQAQGQALAALQVLKVIEADVLPSDLCTRREYARWLVAASSALSRNTLSKVYPAMYIENATELAFDDITADDPDFSSIQGLAEAGLISSRLSSGDLFSSSNEDQGPYYFSPESPLSRQDLVSWKMALEKRQLPEADGKILYQLSGFRDIDKINPDAWPALIADLSTGDQGIISLAFGCTRLFQPDKPVTKAQAAVALATGEASDIVNEELARIEAESMAENAVSAHNALVAQVEQDINASFEKELSVEREKINAVEKMAEEARLELEKLRAERDADNITLMRERAAIEAEMEVLSRLRSEVEEQLQSLLSSKAEISYERERISKLQKEAESEKQEISRLQYELEVERKALSMARAWAEDEAKRAREHARAIEEARDRWERHGIKVVVDSDLRKESSADVTWLAAAKQFSVEGTVSRAEKLAGELKLMAGNVNEKSKEVIHKIIQKILILISLLKEWALKASAQAKELKDATISKAKGSIEELQKNTSEFSLAIKERATGSIQGLQQSTAEFSVAMKEGAKRVAEDCRESVEKLTHKFKS; via the exons ATGGGAATGGAGTGGAACGGCGTCCTGAAACGTGTCCCTGGATTGCTTCAAGCGCTGCGGCGGATAATTTTTCAGGGTGGTTTGATTCGGATGATGGTGATCAGTCTCTTGAGTCCAAGTCGCAGAGGAAGAACTGGCTTCAAG AGTAGTTTGCTTTCAGGGATTGTGGGAGCTGGAGTAGCTGGTGTCATCCTAGTTGCAGGACTTACCTTTGCGGCATTGTCTCTTAGTAAGCGGAGCACTTCAA GACCAAAACAACAGATGGAACCATTGACTACTCAGCAGGAAGTTTCACTTTTCTCTAATTTGGAGGATGATAAACTTGAGACAAATAAAAGTGAGGAAAGCAGTGTGAAGCAAGATGATAGTAGTCTGGAACACAAGACAGGTATAGATATGGTTCTTTCTTCCTCTCCAGAACTTCTTGAAGCTCCCATTGAAAATAAACTCTGTGATAGCAGTCCAACCTCATTGGTAGACGATGATAATCACATAATTAGTTCCCATGATACCATTGATAAGGCTTCTATTCAAGATGATGTGCAATATGGATCATTTTCTGATGACAAGTCGGATGCTTCTGAAATGATTTCCAACTCACTGAATTTGCCTGATTCTGAAATTGCTGATAATAGCGTAGCTGCAAGTATACCTAAATCAATTTCAGGAAttgagcaaaatttggtcaatggtGAAACTGCAGATTTGTTGAATACAACAAATCCTTTCACTGACCACAAAGGGGGACTGCCTAGCTCAGAGTTAAAAGAGAATTCCGATTCTTCATGTGATTCTTCTAGTTTCCCTGTTCATGAATCCAGTGAGTCTGTAGATGTGAGCATTTCAGTCAATGCAACAATGGATGCAGTTATAGAACCTGGGATTGTTTACAAAGATGACAACGAGATTGTAACCTCACTTCCAACAGAAGAAAGTCTTGACACGAGCAAAACAATTCAGGCCTCAACTGGGAGAAATAGTTCATCCCTGGAAGTGAAATACTTAAATGAGAGTGAATCTTCTGGAACAACTTCTGTTTTTCCATCAGCCTATCCATTTGAAAGAGAGTGGGAAATGGTTTCTAGTGGTAAGACAATTGGAAGCAGAACGTCTTTTGTTCCACCACCATTCAGCAGTTCCTTCTCCTCCGCTGGTATACCTGCTCCATCTGTAGTTTCGGAAGCTCTGCAGGTTTCTCCTGGAAGGGTTCTGGTTCCTGCAATTGTTGATCAGGCTCAGGGACAAGCACTAGCTGCGCTGCAAGTTTTGAAG GTTATTGAGGCTGATGTTCTACCTAGTGATCTGTGTACACGTCGTGAGTATGCCCGTTGGTTGGTGGCTGCAAGCAGTGCTCTTTCAAG GAACACACTTTCAAAAGTTTATCCTGCAATGTATATAGAGAATGCTACTGAACTAGCATTTGATGATATCACAGCAGATGACCCTGATTTTTCATCAATTCAAG GTTTGGCTGAAGCAGGACTTATCTCAAGCAGGCTTTCAAGCGGTGATTTGTTTTCGTCTTCAAATGAAGACCAAGGTCCATATTACTTCTCTCCTGAAAG CCCTTTATCAAGGCAGGATCTTGTGAGCTGGAAGATGGCCCTGGAGAAAAGACAACTTCCAGAAGCTGATGGAAAG ATTTTGTACCAACTTTCTGGTTTTAGAGATATTGATAAAATAAACCCAGATGCATGGCCTGCACTGATAGCTGATTTGTCTACAGGAGATCAAGGAATAATATCACTTGCATTTG GTTGTACAAGATTATTCCAGCCAGATAAACCTGTTACAAAGGCCCAAGCTGCTGTAGCTCTTGCAACTGGTGAGGCTTCTGACATAGTTAATGAGGAGCTTGCACGTATTGAAGCAGAATCCATGGCAGAAAATGCTGTGTCTGCACATAATGCTTTAGTAGCCCAAGTTGAGCAGGATATCAATGCAAGTTTTGAGAAGGAGCTTTCTGTGGAGAGGGAAAAAATTAATGCTGTGGAGAAAATGGCTGAAGAGGCAAGGCTTGAATTAGAAAAGTTAAGAGCTGAAAGGGATGCAGATAATATTACCCTGATGAGGGAGCGAGCTGCTATTGAAGCAGAAATGGAAGTTCTTTCAAGGTTAAGAAGTGAAGTGGAGGAACAGTTGCAAAGCCTTCTGAGTAGCAAGGCGGAGATATCATATGAAAGGGAAAGGATTAGCAAACTTCAAAAAGAAGCAGAAAGCGAAAAGCAGGAGATTTCCCGGTTACAGTATGAGCTGGAGGTTGAGCGAAAAGCCTTGTCCATGGCCag GGCTTGGGCAGAGGACGAAGCAAAAAGAGCAAGAGAACATGCAAGAGCCATTGAAGAAGCTAGAGATCGTTGGGAGAGGCATGGCATCAAAGTAGTAGTGGACAGTGATCTTCGCAAAGAGAGTTCTGCTGATGTTACATGGCTTGCTGCAGCAAAGCAGTTCTCTGTTGAAGGAACTGTAAGCAGGGCTGAAAAATTGGCGGGCGAGCTCAAGCTAATGGCAGGCAATGTAAATGAGAAATCTAAGGAGGTGATTCATAAGATTATACAGAAAATACTCATCTTAATTTCACTTTTGAAGGAGTGGGCTTTGAAGGCAAGTGCACAAGCGAAGGAACTTAAAGATGCCACTATCTCGAAGGCAAAGGGATCAATAGAAGAGTTGCAGAAAAACACATCGGAATTTAGTTTAGCCATCAAAGAAAGGGCAACAGGGTCAATACAAGGGTTGCAGCAAAGCACTGCAGAGTTTAGTGTGGCTATGAAGGAAGGTGCAAAGCGGGTTGCAGAAGATTGCAGGGAAAGCGTAGAGAAACTCACTCATAAGTTCAAATCATGA
- the LOC110662203 gene encoding uncharacterized protein LOC110662203 isoform X3: MEPLTTQQEVSLFSNLEDDKLETNKSEESSVKQDDSSLEHKTGIDMVLSSSPELLEAPIENKLCDSSPTSLVDDDNHIISSHDTIDKASIQDDVQYGSFSDDKSDASEMISNSLNLPDSEIADNSVAASIPKSISGIEQNLVNGETADLLNTTNPFTDHKGGLPSSELKENSDSSCDSSSFPVHESSESVDVSISVNATMDAVIEPGIVYKDDNEIVTSLPTEESLDTSKTIQASTGRNSSSLEVKYLNESESSGTTSVFPSAYPFEREWEMVSSGKTIGSRTSFVPPPFSSSFSSAGIPAPSVVSEALQVSPGRVLVPAIVDQAQGQALAALQVLKVIEADVLPSDLCTRREYARWLVAASSALSRNTLSKVYPAMYIENATELAFDDITADDPDFSSIQGLAEAGLISSRLSSGDLFSSSNEDQGPYYFSPESPLSRQDLVSWKMALEKRQLPEADGKILYQLSGFRDIDKINPDAWPALIADLSTGDQGIISLAFGCTRLFQPDKPVTKAQAAVALATGEASDIVNEELARIEAESMAENAVSAHNALVAQVEQDINASFEKELSVEREKINAVEKMAEEARLELEKLRAERDADNITLMRERAAIEAEMEVLSRLRSEVEEQLQSLLSSKAEISYERERISKLQKEAESEKQEISRLQYELEVERKALSMARAWAEDEAKRAREHARAIEEARDRWERHGIKVVVDSDLRKESSADVTWLAAAKQFSVEGTVSRAEKLAGELKLMAGNVNEKSKEVIHKIIQKILILISLLKEWALKASAQAKELKDATISKAKGSIEELQKNTSEFSLAIKERATGSIQGLQQSTAEFSVAMKEGAKRVAEDCRESVEKLTHKFKS, translated from the exons ATGGAACCATTGACTACTCAGCAGGAAGTTTCACTTTTCTCTAATTTGGAGGATGATAAACTTGAGACAAATAAAAGTGAGGAAAGCAGTGTGAAGCAAGATGATAGTAGTCTGGAACACAAGACAGGTATAGATATGGTTCTTTCTTCCTCTCCAGAACTTCTTGAAGCTCCCATTGAAAATAAACTCTGTGATAGCAGTCCAACCTCATTGGTAGACGATGATAATCACATAATTAGTTCCCATGATACCATTGATAAGGCTTCTATTCAAGATGATGTGCAATATGGATCATTTTCTGATGACAAGTCGGATGCTTCTGAAATGATTTCCAACTCACTGAATTTGCCTGATTCTGAAATTGCTGATAATAGCGTAGCTGCAAGTATACCTAAATCAATTTCAGGAAttgagcaaaatttggtcaatggtGAAACTGCAGATTTGTTGAATACAACAAATCCTTTCACTGACCACAAAGGGGGACTGCCTAGCTCAGAGTTAAAAGAGAATTCCGATTCTTCATGTGATTCTTCTAGTTTCCCTGTTCATGAATCCAGTGAGTCTGTAGATGTGAGCATTTCAGTCAATGCAACAATGGATGCAGTTATAGAACCTGGGATTGTTTACAAAGATGACAACGAGATTGTAACCTCACTTCCAACAGAAGAAAGTCTTGACACGAGCAAAACAATTCAGGCCTCAACTGGGAGAAATAGTTCATCCCTGGAAGTGAAATACTTAAATGAGAGTGAATCTTCTGGAACAACTTCTGTTTTTCCATCAGCCTATCCATTTGAAAGAGAGTGGGAAATGGTTTCTAGTGGTAAGACAATTGGAAGCAGAACGTCTTTTGTTCCACCACCATTCAGCAGTTCCTTCTCCTCCGCTGGTATACCTGCTCCATCTGTAGTTTCGGAAGCTCTGCAGGTTTCTCCTGGAAGGGTTCTGGTTCCTGCAATTGTTGATCAGGCTCAGGGACAAGCACTAGCTGCGCTGCAAGTTTTGAAG GTTATTGAGGCTGATGTTCTACCTAGTGATCTGTGTACACGTCGTGAGTATGCCCGTTGGTTGGTGGCTGCAAGCAGTGCTCTTTCAAG GAACACACTTTCAAAAGTTTATCCTGCAATGTATATAGAGAATGCTACTGAACTAGCATTTGATGATATCACAGCAGATGACCCTGATTTTTCATCAATTCAAG GTTTGGCTGAAGCAGGACTTATCTCAAGCAGGCTTTCAAGCGGTGATTTGTTTTCGTCTTCAAATGAAGACCAAGGTCCATATTACTTCTCTCCTGAAAG CCCTTTATCAAGGCAGGATCTTGTGAGCTGGAAGATGGCCCTGGAGAAAAGACAACTTCCAGAAGCTGATGGAAAG ATTTTGTACCAACTTTCTGGTTTTAGAGATATTGATAAAATAAACCCAGATGCATGGCCTGCACTGATAGCTGATTTGTCTACAGGAGATCAAGGAATAATATCACTTGCATTTG GTTGTACAAGATTATTCCAGCCAGATAAACCTGTTACAAAGGCCCAAGCTGCTGTAGCTCTTGCAACTGGTGAGGCTTCTGACATAGTTAATGAGGAGCTTGCACGTATTGAAGCAGAATCCATGGCAGAAAATGCTGTGTCTGCACATAATGCTTTAGTAGCCCAAGTTGAGCAGGATATCAATGCAAGTTTTGAGAAGGAGCTTTCTGTGGAGAGGGAAAAAATTAATGCTGTGGAGAAAATGGCTGAAGAGGCAAGGCTTGAATTAGAAAAGTTAAGAGCTGAAAGGGATGCAGATAATATTACCCTGATGAGGGAGCGAGCTGCTATTGAAGCAGAAATGGAAGTTCTTTCAAGGTTAAGAAGTGAAGTGGAGGAACAGTTGCAAAGCCTTCTGAGTAGCAAGGCGGAGATATCATATGAAAGGGAAAGGATTAGCAAACTTCAAAAAGAAGCAGAAAGCGAAAAGCAGGAGATTTCCCGGTTACAGTATGAGCTGGAGGTTGAGCGAAAAGCCTTGTCCATGGCCag GGCTTGGGCAGAGGACGAAGCAAAAAGAGCAAGAGAACATGCAAGAGCCATTGAAGAAGCTAGAGATCGTTGGGAGAGGCATGGCATCAAAGTAGTAGTGGACAGTGATCTTCGCAAAGAGAGTTCTGCTGATGTTACATGGCTTGCTGCAGCAAAGCAGTTCTCTGTTGAAGGAACTGTAAGCAGGGCTGAAAAATTGGCGGGCGAGCTCAAGCTAATGGCAGGCAATGTAAATGAGAAATCTAAGGAGGTGATTCATAAGATTATACAGAAAATACTCATCTTAATTTCACTTTTGAAGGAGTGGGCTTTGAAGGCAAGTGCACAAGCGAAGGAACTTAAAGATGCCACTATCTCGAAGGCAAAGGGATCAATAGAAGAGTTGCAGAAAAACACATCGGAATTTAGTTTAGCCATCAAAGAAAGGGCAACAGGGTCAATACAAGGGTTGCAGCAAAGCACTGCAGAGTTTAGTGTGGCTATGAAGGAAGGTGCAAAGCGGGTTGCAGAAGATTGCAGGGAAAGCGTAGAGAAACTCACTCATAAGTTCAAATCATGA
- the LOC110662202 gene encoding 60S ribosomal protein L36-2: MSPNTGLFVGPNKGHVVTKKELAPRPSDRKGKTSKRVHFVRSLIREVAGFAPYEKRITELLKVGKDKRALKLAKRKLGTHKRAKKKREEMSNVLRKMRAAGGGEKKK; the protein is encoded by the exons ATGTCTCCAAATACAGGCCTCTTTGTGGGACCTAATAAAGGTCATGTTGTAACCAAGAAAGAATTAGCCCCACGTCCTTCTGATCGCAAAGGG AAAACCAGCAAAAGGGTCCACTTTGTGAGGAGTTTGATCAGGGAAGTTGCTGGTTTTGCCCCATATGAGAAGAGGATCACTGAGCTTCTGAAAGTTGGTAAGGACAAGCGTGCCTTGAAGTTAGCCAAGAGGAAGTTGGGCACGCATAAAAGGGCCAAGAAGAAGCGTGAGGAGATGTCCAATGTTCTCCGCAAGATGAG GGCTGCTGGAGGTGGTGAGAAAAAGAAGTGA
- the LOC110662201 gene encoding uncharacterized protein LOC110662201 yields MSILCGLPLLECVYCLACARWAWKRCLHSAGHDSETWGLATAEEFEPVPRLCRYILAVYEDDLRHPMWEPPGGYGINPDWVILRKTYEDTLGRAPPYILYLDHDHSDIVLAIRGLNLAKESDYAVLLDNRLGKRKIDGGYVHNGLLKAAGWVLDAECEILKELVKKYPNYTLTFAGHSLGSGVATMLTLVVVLSRDKLGNIERRRVRCYAIAPARCMSLNLAVRYADVINSVVLQDDFLPRTATPLEDIFKSLFCLPCLLCLRCMRDTCIPEKHLLKDPRRLYAPGRLYHVVERKPFRMGRFPPVVRTAVPVDGRFEHIVLSCNATSDHAIIWIEREATRALDLMLEKDHIMEIPVKQRMERQETLAREHTEEYKAALQRAVILAVPHAYSPSQYGTFDEQEEGLKGHESQISSSGESSFGSSRKRMSKENWDELIERLFEKDESGHMVIKKSHRND; encoded by the exons ATGTCAATCTTATGTGGCTTACCTCTCCTTGAGTGTGTCTACTGTCTAGCATGTGCCCGCTGGGCATGGAAACGGTGTCTCCATTCCGCTGGTCATGACAGTGAAACTTGGGGCCTTGCAACTGCAGAAGAATTTGAGCCTGTTCCTCGCCTATGTCGCTATATTCTAGCCGTTTATGAAGATGATCTTCGGCACCCTATGTGGGAGCCGCCTGGAGGGTATGGAATAAACCCAGATTGGGTAATTCTCAGAAAAACTTATGAGGATACTCTTGGAAGGGCCCCTCCCTATATATTGTATCTAGATCATGATCATTCCGATATAGTTCTTGCGATCAGAGGCCTTAATCTGGCAAAAGAAAGTGACTATGCTGTGCTTTTGGACAATAGACTGGGGAAAAGGAAAATTGATGGTGGGTACGTCCACAATGGACTCTTGAAGGCTGCTGGGTGGGTTTTGGATGCAGAGTGTGAGATTTTGAAGGAGTTGGTAAAGAAGTATCCAAATTATACTTTGACTTTTGCAGGACATTCCCTTGGGTCTGGTGTAGCTACGATGTTGACATTGGTGGTAGTGCTAAGTCGGGATAAATTGGGAAACATTGAGAGAAGAAGGGTCAGGTGCTATGCTATTGCACCGGCAAGATGTATGTCGCTTAATTTGGCAGTCAGATATGCAGATGTTATTAATTCTGTTGTGCTGCAG GATGATTTCTTACCACGGACGGCCACACCCTTGGAAGACATTTTCAAGTCACTTTTCTG TTTGCCATGCCTACTATGTCTAAGGTGCATGAGGGACACATGTATACCCGAAAAGCATCTGCTCAAAGATCCAAGGAGACTCTATGCACCTGGTCGCCTCTATCACGTTGTTGAGAGAAAACCTTTCAG AATGGGAAGATTCCCCCCAGTTGTGAGGACAGCAGTACCAGTGGATGGCAGGTTTGAGCATATAGTTCTATCCTGTAATGCCACTTCTGACCACGCAATCATTTGGATAGAGAGAGAAGCCACGAGGGCTCTGGAT CTAATGCTGGAGAAAGATCATATCATGGAGATCCCAGTAAAGCAAAGGATGGAGCGGCAGGAGACTTTGGCCCGTGAACATACTGAGGAGTACAAGGCTGCACTACAGAGAGCTGTTATACTGGCTGTGCCGCATGCATATTCACCTTCTCAGTATGGAACTTTTGATGAGCAAGAGGAAGGACTCAAAGGCCATGAATCACAAATATCATCAAGTGGGGAATCTTCTTTTGGTTCTTCAAGGAAAAGAATGTCGAAAGAAAACTGGGATGAATTGATCGAACGTCTATTTGAGAAGGATGAATCTGGTCATATGGTGATAAAAAAATCACATAGGAATGATTGA